TCCTTTATCCATATCCTCATTCAAAAAAACTTGCACTTATGTACATCAAAagctttaactaaaaaaaaagagccTTTAGTTTTCACTTAATTATTCATAGACCTAAAACTTTTAATAGGCACGTAGGTATACCTacctaaatttcaattttagtttcttttttgtttggaagttgtataagaattgaaaacaaaactaaaacaacaactATAAATTCAATCTCCTGAGTGAAAGAGACTACAATTAAAAAGTTACCTAAATTCAgtagaaagatttttttttgtcttgtttttgaaACGTTTGTCACATTTTGTTggggttattttaaaattcggttcatattttgaaaactttatatattaacatacaaataatttttaacaatttttaaatttcacaaaGCATAGCCATCATACACATTTATGTCCACACAAtgtgttgtattttgttttccacTTTAAAAAcaggaaacaaacaaaaagttttatatgAAACTTTTTAGGATACACATAAACTGTGAACATCTTTCATATCATAGATTTGTGGACTATAAAGGCGCTTTTTTTTTGTCGGTCCAATGGTGAATTTTTCGagatctcaaaaaaaaaaaacaattcctaTAAAATTTGTGGcgttttatattaatattcagTACTCCCCCAGGCAGTTTTAAGTTTACCATAAACTTTGAtattttgtcttcaaatttcTATAGCTCCGTGGCGTTTCATGTTAGCATCTCGCCCAGAGACGCGTTTTTTAGGAATACAACGCTCAACAAAAGTTTCCATTGCGGTTTACCCTTAACTATCACCAATGGGGTAGTTCAAACCACTAAAccgtttttttcaattttctgcaaatattttgaaaatgacaaGGGTAACAGAAAAGACGTCACGAAGTTGCTCTtcgtcgtggttgcggtcattgacagaaacgatgatgatgacacaATTTcagctgatcgttggcagttggtcaaggtaaagctctcgggtggctttttaagcattttgagagagcttccaggatcACTTCTTTCCATAAGTTATGGGCGTTGGTATCAAGGTCAtatcaaactcatggtttgtgacTCTCAGAGGTCTTGTCACATGTACatatacaagcttgctgtcagcaggtaaggtgaagtttggccaagTTTGAAGAAACTCGAGGTTATTGCTAAGGAAGATATTCGTAGCAGACCGAGAGCCTACATTTGGATTCCATTCGAACCtcctggtatcgaggacattcggATCAAAATTTCGATATAAAGAACCGGAAAATAAAAGGTCCTGGAGGAAAACATTCGccaataaatttaaagcaatACTCCCGCGCTTTGCCGTTGCGTAATCGAAAATGTAAAGGTCCTGCTATCGTTTAgttgatatctttttttaaaaaatgatatccGCATTATTACTCagcatttaattgaaataaaaacgttaACTTACTTAACGAGaacttttttgtgtaaaattgaattttccctACAATGACCCCTGCCATTTTCGAGGTAATTcccgaaaaatgaaaaaaagaacactCAGTTGGtgagaattgtttttgtttgacatttctaaAGGGTCGTTATTTTTAAGGGCCGtagttgaatgtgaaccacaccttaacgtcaagtttttttctcACTCAATTTGAATCATGGAAAGATGTACTATCGAGCAACGCGTTAAAGCTTTTGCAGGCTTATGATGAAAATGGGCGTTCAAATCAAAAAGCATGTCGAGCGCATCGTAAAGCACGTACTGCTTTGTGTGGGTAAAAAGCCGTCCACCTCAACTCGTCGTTGTGCCCAACAATTAAACCTTTAATTTTCTTCGTCGATGaaggtgcaattgactcaagaactaaagtaTCTTGAACATTCCAAGTGTCGTCAATGCTAAAAGTGGTGGCAAGAAATAGCAACTgtcgaagaaaatcatcttcagtgataagGCAAATTTTCACCTCAGCGGATTCTTCAATTAGCAAAATTGTCGAATGGTAATCTAAGTgcgattgtcgaaaaaccaatgcacccacGAAGAGTTAGTggttggtgcggtttatgggatAGCGACATAATCGggctttattttttccaaattgagtCCGAACAAGGTATAAGGTATTCCCTATCGTGAGATGGCCTGAATTGAAAGATATGGAAGTGCACGATATGTGAATCAGGACAGTGCCACTTACGAcacagctaacgaaacaatgtCTCATTCCTCACGTAGTGGCGATGTTAATTGGtcgccaagatcatgtgatttgacaccgtaATACTTCTTTAATTAGGGTTATTAATTAAGGCACATTAACGGCATAGAACTTCAGCGTCATCGAAAATTCGGACCATCAAATGGAGGTGTGCCGCCGACCAAAGTTGCGACGGCCAATTAGgcaatattttgttcaatacaTTCTTAAACCATACCAATATAATCATAATAaaacgaattgaaaaaagaggctgggatgcgacccacactgataacttcccatcccgtctgtcgatttgtcttgcttaaaagtttgtctatatgtactcgtatcaatttttaccaaatttgcgtactattttatgtagatttaatttttatgaaaaaacggactgttggatttttatataaaaattactgaatatcgaaaacaatattttctgtgaaataaaataagtttgaagccaatatttctaatttttgtaaagatatttgagtcgaaaatcaatttttaccaacttctatacaatttttttaggtttttattttttgtaaaaaaaactgttgatgcgatttttctcaaaattggcataatgttaaaaacaatattttttattaataaaaattagtcagaagctattatataaaatttttgaaaagatatttgagtccaaaatcaatttttaccaacttttattcattttttttaggtttatatttttttgtaaaaaaaactgtcaaatcgatttttctcaagatttttcaaaatgttaaaaacaatatttcttataagttaaaataagtttgaagactaaattttaagtttttgaaaagatatttgggtcgatattcaatttttactaactttgagtaatgtttttttaaatttttattttttataaaaaaaactgtcaattcgatttttctcaaaattttatgagatgtcaaaaacattattcttcgttgcacaaaattgttttagagatgaaatcatatttagtcgtaaaattttggaggtgacaaatttttttttttcatttttttttgatttataaaaaaatcgttagatggatttttttcaaaaaatgtatttctttgatatcacgttgcgatatattatataaaatttaattcaagtctctagcgtttttggttcataagataataagggttaaccaaaatgttcacctttttttcagactaccatggtaaaaaaaccacccacgcaattttcttaagagccctctctgcatctttctggcttattatctgtataacaaaatttatttgaagttgatatctcttctggttcttgaactatggacaacgaaaaaaacgtcgcgaacgtacggacgtacaaacgtacgtacacacgcacgcacagacatctttctaaaaatcttctatttcggctctagggaccttgaaacgtcgagaaatgtcaaaattttcaatttgacaaatcggacccattacaataacttcctatgggaagttaataattgttgttttattcaaaatcaacatcggtacttaattcaatttaatcatcttttactttttgatttgtatctttttgaggAGAAGGCTTGAAACTCTCATTGGTGAATAGTTTTTTAGCGATTTAATTCGTCATTTCGTAGAAGTGCTTAGCTTTCATTTTATACCTATTTCAATGCTGTTGTTTTTACGCCAAACTCCTATACAAATATTTGGCATGGTCTTttaattttatgcatttttaacCATTTCGAGGCGCGAGTAGTACTTGATATATAAATATGCTGTTCTGTTCCACTCTCGTACCGACAGATGGTATTTTCCCATAAGCATTTGACAACTTACACAAAACACGATATAATATGGTCGAGGTGACAATGTCCATTTCTTGAGAACGTCATTAAGTCATTGTGGAATTGACTGATTTTTATCGCCTgaacagcagcgatattttcgacATTTCGAATAACCCGTTGACTCACTGATACGACAATATCACGCAACAAATATAAAGCCTCAAGTTTTTGCACTAAACTTTATATTGAATTTCTACTACGTCCAGAATTACGACCGTAATTGGAGTTTAAAGTCGTTTCCGAATTGTTGTGCGTAAGTAACAGTCGTTGCTCGTTCGTGTATTTCAACATAATGAAAATGTTGAGTTCGCTAAATCAGCTGACAATGACATTTCGGTGATTAGTGAAAGGGTgcgttcaaaatttaaatccacAATTATTGTCAAGTCCCAATTAGATAAGCGGACAGataataagaatttatttaaacaatttctgtTTCCATTTTTAACGTCCCTATTGCATCAAAAGTTATTCCATAATAATTctatttaagcaaaaataaacgTCCTTAAGCGTCGTCGTTGACTTATCCGCTTATTATCTATgctttcatttttcttcaatttttatttccttttttaatttgtatctaaccaagaagacgacgacaacgagTTACGATTTGCTTTCGTAAAGTGGTGGTTATTACATTTAAAAGCCCATCGAAATCTTTCTTATTGAATTACAAACCAAATCACCTACCAACTACTCTTATGCCTACAAACCATAATCTAGCGATGGCTATGCCGATGTAAACGGGGTCATTTAAGTCAGTCGAATATACATTGATGTGGCAActaattcaattatttaatgtTGATGGTGTGATGACACTAAGTATATCCTATCTATCTATATCTGATGTTATGGAAGAAAAACaaacgaacgaaaaaaaaaatctaaaaataactcGTAAACAAGGGACGAAACATGTGCTTTTATATACGTAACGTAATATCACATTCATGTCCAATGAGTCTCCACATAAGGAAGGCGATTGAACTTAAGTGAGAGGCTATATGCACTCACCtggacaatttatttaattaaaatgtctaGAAGAGGAACATGAATGACTATGAATATACGATGATGCGATGTGCTGTGCAGTGTAGCGTTATTTGTGTAGGATCAGTGTCAGTCATTGAACTACTTCAAGGATTCTTGTAGGTGGacttaaaacaaatagaaaagcaaaatataaataaataaagttagttggaacttttttatagtttaagtgtttattttttatttctagtggTGGTACACGACAAGAACTTTGTTGACTTTTGCCATGAGGTGCttgtaattttatttctgaaacACAAAAAGTTCACGCCtctaggtacatacatacatacatatatagttttgaaatgattttttttttaagtggccaatttatttatttaaggtttAAGAAATCAAAGATGTTATAAGATTGTGTTAGTTgcataagaaaattgaaacagattttttttcaaaatcaataattaGAAGAGCAAGAAAAAAAGGGCCAAAAGTttcttcttaattaaaaaaaatcataagtcataaattcttgtttttcttttagtttttaagacGCTTATAAAAGCGAGTTTAGGAGATTTACTAAAATGAACCTAACTACCTAATTAGATTAGAAtgtgttatgttttatttataatgcatataatttaaattgaaagaaaatacatattattattcaatattCGAGAAAATTCTTTATGGAAAATATTCTAATTGAAAAAACGGCCAACCTCTTTCACAGACGACGATGAACTGAAAAACTAGCAATAATGAGTGTACGTCGTATGTGTAATTTATATAACAGATTTTCATAGatttatgtgtatgtataaaGTGTATAACAGAATGTCATAGCAACAATTGAATGAATACAGGATACGTACTTAGCAAGATGGTATTTTAGAAATACAGTGTATGAATACATTATACTCTCCGCCTggccgaaaaaaaaacttaacttaattattaaaaaaaaacttaatattgtaATCTAATAGGGCGTTTGGTTTGTCTTCCTGAACGTCGTGGAGTGTGGACCACTGGATGTGGAGGTACAGTTCTAGTTACAGCTTCTGCTGATGCTTGAGGACGTGAAGTTGGAGTTTCAGTTGCAGCCTGTGTTGATGATGGTGCTTGAGATACCGGATGATGGCACACTATCACATCATGATCTGAAAATGAAACTGTCCGACGATCTTGTACGATAGGTTGTTGAGTTGGAGTCTTCTGGATTGTTGGCTTCGGAGCTGGGACATTCACGAGTCTGAGTTGGtcaatatgtattttaaatatataaccaCTGTCTAATTTAACAATGTAATGTAATGAGCCCAACTTTTGCGTGATGAATCCTAGTTCCCATGCTGGTTTATTGTTTCTGTAAACTCGAACAGTTACTCGGTCACCAGTTTTGAGACTACGTATCGTACCATTTTGTGGAACAGTTGATGGTAACTCTTTAGTAGGTCTTATCGCATCTAAACGAATACGTAGCTGACGATGCAGGTACAGCTCTGCTGGACTTTTCCCAGAAGACAACGGTGTGGCTCGGAATAATTGTAGTATTTGATTTAGATGATCCGAGTTATTCTCCATCTTttcaagctttatttttaatgtctGGACAAACCTTTCTGCAAGTCCATTGGTTGCAGGATGTCCTGGCGCAATGAATATCTGAGTGATGCCTCGGCATTGTCGGATACCAAGAAATTTGGATAACCGTGAAAGGAAAATATGTCCTCTAGAAGAGACATTGTTGTGGACGTGTCCGGTGCTTTCTTAATTGCTCTGACCTCGGGCCATTTAGACTTCGCGTCAATTAATATAAAGTAGAAATTACCATTTTTGGGTCCAGCGTAGTCAATGTGAACTCTATGAAAATTTTCCTGTGGTTCTTCCCAATGATGTGTTGGTGCTTTTGCTGGAGATTTTTGGTTCAGGGCGCAGGCTTGACATAACCGTACTACTTGTTCAATATCTCGATCAATATTGTGCCAGTTACAGTATCTTCTCGCTAGCTGTTTCATGCGAACTATGCCTGGATGTGTTACATGAAGTTCGTCCAATAttgtcttttgaaaaatttttgggATGTATACTCGTGAATCTCGGAATAAAATGTTACCTTGCAGTGTATATTCCTGTAAATAGCTTGTTCCGGCgttgatttcttttattatttttgtcagaTCAGGGTCCTTAGATGTTTCTTGTGCTATCATTTGACTAGTGACGTTGGTTGAAGATATGTAGCTGAATGAATTGTTTTGGAGCTGAAAGATTTCATCATCGATTGTAGAATGTTCTTTGAAAGTTTTACTGACCGGATTTCTTGAGAAATAATCGGCATTGACATTTCGGTCGCCGTTTCGATGAATTATTTCATAGTTAAAATTAGACAAATAACTTGCGTACCTGAGCAATCTAGCGGCTGTCATGGGTGGCAAATTACTATGATGATGGAATATTCTTGCCAGAGGTTTGTTGTCCGTGATGAGCGTAAACTTTCTACcatataaataagtaaaaagtcGGTCAAGTGCAAATACAATAGCCAAGGCCTCGCGATCAATTTGGCTATAATTCATCTCAGACTTTGAAAGGGACCTTGATACGAAACAGATCGGTTTCTCGACTCCATCGATGATATGAGAAAGAACAGCGGCTACTCCCACAGGGCTGGCATCGCAAGCAACAGTGACTGGCAGTGAAGGGTCATATGGAACAAGCGTCTGTTCGCTTCCGATCAAATGTTTAAGCTTGATGAATGCTGCTTCACATTTCGCTGACCAGAAAAAACCGGAATCCTTACAGAGTAGCTCGCGAATCGGGGCTGTGATAGTTGAATGGTTGGGGATGAATTTACTATAGTAAGTCACTAGTCCAAGAAATTGTTTTACTTCCTTCTCATTAGTTGGTCTTCGTGCATCGAGAATAGCTTCAACTTTCTTTGGATCTTTAGCAATTGTCTTGAACGATATAAGGTAACCAAGGTACGATATCTTGGTtgcaaaaaatttacattttgatcTATTTATATGCAAGTCATTGTCTTGAAGTCTCTGGAAGCATTTCAATAGATTATCTTCGCATTCTCTTAGGGATTCGTCATGTACGATGATATCGTCGAAGTATGAAACAACTTCGGTTAGGCCGTTTAAAATTTGGTCCAAGATTCGATGAAATTCACTCGGAGCTGATTTGATGCCAAAGCTTAAGCGGTTCATTTTGAATGTGCCTTTGTGCGTCGAAATTGTTTGAACCATCGCACTTACTTCATCTACTTCAATATGAAGGTATGCTTTGTATAGATCTAATTTACAGAAGTATCTTGAATTCCTGAGGTTGTTCACTATTTCGTCAATTCGGGGAATCGGGTAGTGCGCGTCTGTGAGCTGTTTGTTGACAGCAACTTTATAGTCAAAGCATAACCTAACGTTTCCATCTGGTTTTGGCACAGCTACTATGGGTGATCCCCAATCACTTTTGTCGATGGTTGTGATTATGTTGTCTTTCTCCAGCATGGAAAGCTCACGTTCGACTTTGTCACGAATAGCAAACGGTATGGTTCTTGCTTTGATGAAAACTGGCCTTGCATTACTTCTTAGCTGTAAAGAGCACTTGACACCTGGAATCTTGCCTACTGACTGCtcgaaaatttttggaaataatttcacAAATTGGTCAACTGATTTTACCTGGAAAACatcttgaatattatttttaattgactgATTGATGACTTTGTCTATTTCTTGAAGGCTTATATGCAGACGCCGAATCCACGTTCGACCAATCAATGATGAAAACCCCTCCGGTACAATGAACAGTTGTTCAACAGATTCGATGTTGTTGAATTTCACTGGAACGTCGATGACTCCTAGAGGTGACACAATACCGGCGTCGTACGTTCTGAACTTCAAAGAGCATGGCTGGAGTTTGATATTCAACTTCAGCTGTTCGAATTTATTAATGGGAATCAGGGTATATCCGGAACCCGAGTCAACTTCAAACTTCACGGCTTTGTTGGCTATAAATACTTCAACTTCATATTTCTGTGTTGTTAAATTTGTGGAAAACAAATCAACGACTTCCATATGGTTGAGATTTAGATCGCTCTGATCAAAATTTGATTGGAAATCAGCGTAATCTGTGATGTTTGATACAGTTCTGGATGTTGACTGGTGATTTTTATTCTTGACAAGCGTAGATATGCACACTTTTGACACGTGCCCTTGTTTGTGACAGGAACCACATCTCAGTTTGTCAGGCGCTACCCTACAATCTGTTGACATGTGATTGTTCCTACCACATCTGATACACAGATCATCAATTCCGATTTCTCTAAAATTAACTCTGTAATTGGCATTTCTTTTGCTGGAAGTGTTTCTTCTTCTGGAATGTGTTCGTGACCCGGCTTTCTTTGAGGATTCACGTctggattttgaaattaagttgatGTTCGTCTGTGCTGAATTGATTGAAGTATAAGATTGAGCAACCTCGTTGGCATTAATCTTAGCTGTCTCATAAGCTAAAGTTTTTGTTACCACTGCACTGAAATCCAAATCGGTCTCTAAAAGTTTCTCTCGAATGCTATTGTCTCTAAGTCCTCGAATAAAATGTCCTCTCAAAAACAAGTCAGTGACGGATAACCCACATGAGCAGTTCAATTGACAATCGATGGCTAGTTTTTGCAATGCAGCCACGTACTCAGAACAACTTTCGTTAGGTTGTTGAACTCTCATCAAGAGGCGATGCTGACCCACGAGAACATTAACAGAAGGTGCGAGCTTCACTTTGAGAACTTTGACAATGTCTGTATATGTGGATTCTTCAATGGTTCTTGGTGCTAGAAAATGCTTACATTTGTCGTAGAGATTAGGTCCGATTGAATTCAAGAATGTCCTCTTCTGAATAACTGGG
This window of the Eupeodes corollae chromosome 3, idEupCoro1.1, whole genome shotgun sequence genome carries:
- the LOC129950493 gene encoding uncharacterized protein K02A2.6-like — its product is MDAAQFSQFFQAMRDMMSLQNNVGAAAHDSSSISTTIIASNFEVFNPDNENFLQYIERFENFCALKNLTDPVIQKRTFLNSIGPNLYDKCKHFLAPRTIEESTYTDIVKVLKVKLAPSVNVLVGQHRLLMRVQQPNESCSEYVAALQKLAIDCQLNCSCGLSVTDLFLRGHFIRGLRDNSIREKLLETDLDFSAVVTKTLAYETAKINANEVAQSYTSINSAQTNINLISKSRRESSKKAGSRTHSRRRNTSSKRNANYRVNFREIGIDDLCIRCGRNNHMSTDCRVAPDKLRCGSCHKQGHVSKVCISTLVKNKNHQSTSRTVSNITDYADFQSNFDQSDLNLNHMEVVDLFSTNLTTQKYEVEVFIANKAVKFEVDSGSGYTLIPINKFEQLKLNIKLQPCSLKFRTYDAGIVSPLGVIDVPVKFNNIESVEQLFIVPEGFSSLIGRTWIRRLHISLQEIDKVINQSIKNNIQDVFQVKSVDQFVKLFPKIFEQSVGKIPGVKCSLQLRSNARPVFIKARTIPFAIRDKVERELSMLEKDNIITTIDKSDWGSPIVAVPKPDGNVRLCFDYKVAVNKQLTDAHYPIPRIDEIVNNLRNSRYFCKLDLYKAYLHIEVDEVSAMVQTISTHKGTFKMNRLSFGIKSAPSEFHRILDQILNGLTEVVSYFDDIIVHDESLRECEDNLLKCFQRLQDNDLHINRSKCKFFATKISYLGYLISFKTIAKDPKKVEAILDARRPTNEKEVKQFLGLVTYYSKFIPNHSTITAPIRELLCKDSGFFWSAKCEAAFIKLKHLIGSEQTLVPYDPSLPVTVACDASPVGVAAVLSHIIDGVEKPICFVSRSLSKSEMNYSQIDREALAIVFALDRLFTYLYGRKFTLITDNKPLARIFHHHSNLPPMTAARLLRYASYLSNFNYEIIHRNGDRNVNADYFSRNPVSKTFKEHSTIDDEIFQLQNNSFSYISSTNVTSQMIAQETSKDPDLTKIIKEINAGTSYLQEYTLQGNILFRDSRVYIPKIFQKTILDELHVTHPGIVRMKQLARRYCNWHNIDRDIEQVVRLCQACALNQKSPAKAPTHHWEEPQENFHRVHIDYAGPKNGNFYFILIDAKSKWPEVRAIKKAPDTSTTMSLLEDIFSFHGYPNFLVSDNAEASLRYSLRQDILQPMDLQKGLSRH
- the LOC129950492 gene encoding uncharacterized protein LOC129950492, which translates into the protein MENNSDHLNQILQLFRATPLSSGKSPAELYLHRQLRIRLDAIRPTKELPSTVPQNGTIRSLKTGDRVTVRVYRNNKPAWELGFITQKLGSLHYIVKLDSGYIFKIHIDQLRLVNVPAPKPTIQKTPTQQPIVQDRRTVSFSDHDVIVCHHPVSQAPSSTQAATETPTSRPQASAEAVTRTVPPHPVVHTPRRSGRQTKRPIRLQY